In Solanum pennellii chromosome 7, SPENNV200, the following are encoded in one genomic region:
- the LOC107025818 gene encoding protein FAR-RED ELONGATED HYPOCOTYL 3-like, whose product MDIDLRLPSQDHDKEEEEEEQNGIINMLDNEEKIHGDDGMHGMLVIEEKMHAEDRGDMNTPVGTMIDFKEDVNLEPLAGMEFESHGEAYAFYQEYARSMGFNTAIQNSRRSKTSREFIDAKFACSRYGTKREYEKSANRPRSRQGNKQDPENATGRRACAKTDCKASMHVKRRPDGKWIIHRFEKEHNHELLPAQAVSEQTRRMYAAMARQFAEYKNVVGLKSDTKVLFDKGRNSAMEGGDISVLLEFFIQMQNLNSNFFYAVDVGEDQRVKNLFWVDAKARHDYVNFSDVVSFDTTYVRNKYKMPLALFVGVNQHFQFMLLGCALVSDESASTFSWVMRTWLKAMGGQAPKTVITDHDLVLKSVISEALPLSLHYFCLWHILGKVSDTLNHVIKQNEKFMPKFEKCLNRSWTDEEFEKRWRKLVDKFDIREVELVHSLYEDRVKWAPTFIRDVVLAGMSTVQRSESVNSFFDKYVHKKTTVQEFVKQYESILQDRYEEEAKADSDTWNKQPALRSPSPFEKHLAGLYTHAVFKKFQSEVVGATACGPKREKQDEIVLTYRVQDFEKTQEFIVTLDEMKSEISCICHLFEYKGYLCRHALIVLQICAVSSIPPQYILKRWTKDAKSKYSMTDGSEDVQSRFQRYNELCHRAMKLSEEGSLSQESYSFALRALDDAFGSCVTFNNSNKNMLEAGTSSASGLLCIEDDNQSRSMSKTNKKKNNFTKKRKVNSEPDVMAVGAADSLQQMDKLNSRPVTLDGYFGPQQSVQGMVQLNLMAPTRDNYYANQQTIQGLGQLNSIAPTHDGYYGAQPTMHGLGQMDFFRSPSFSYGIRDEPTVRSSQLHDEASRHP is encoded by the exons ATGGATATAGATCTTCGTCTGCCTTCTCAAGACCAtgataaggaagaagaagaagaggaacaAAATGGAATTATAAATATGCTCgacaatgaagaaaaaatacatGGTGATGACGGAATGCATGGGATGTTGGTTATTGAAGAGAAGATGCATGCAGAAGATAGAGGGGATATGAACACTCCCGTAGGAACTATGATAGACTTTAAGGAGGATGTGAACCTTGAACCGCTGGCTGGCATGGAATTTGAGTCACATGGTGAGGCTTATGCCTTTTATCAAGAGTATGCTCGGTCGATGGGATTCAATACAGCCATACAAAACAGCCGTCGCTCAAAGACGTCAAGGGAATTCATTGATGCAAAATTCGCATGTTCTAGATATGGAACTAAACGGGAATATGAGAAGTCTGCAAATCGGCCACGTAGTAGGCAAGGAAACAAACAGGATCCAGAAAATGCTACTGGTCGGCGAGCATGTGCAAAGACAGATTGCAAAGCAAGTATGCACGTGAAAAGAAGGCCCGATGGGAAATGGATAATTCATAGATTCGAGAAAGAACATAATCATGAACTTCTACCTGCCCAAGCTGTCAGTGAACAAACAAGAAGGATGTATGCTGCAATGGCAAGACAATTTGCTGAATACAAAAATGTTGTTGGTCTGAAAAGTGACACAAAAGTTCTATTTGACAAAGGTCGAAATTCAGCAATGGAAGGGGGAGACATAAGTGTTCTATTAGAGTTCTTTATTCAGATGCAAAATCTTAATTCCAACTTCTTTTATGCTGTTGATGTGGGTGAAGATCAACGTGTAAAGAACTTGTTCTGGGTTGATGCCAAAGCCAGGCATGATTATGTGAATTTCAGCGATGTTGTCTCTTTTGATACTACCTATGTCAGAAACAAATATAAGATGCCCCTGGCTCTTTTTGTTGGGGTCAATCAGCATTTTCAGTTCATGCTACTTGGATGTGCTTTGGTCTCTGATGAGAGTGCGTCAACATTTTCTTGGGTAATGCGGACATGGTTGAAGGCAATGGGCGGTCAAGCTCCGAAGACAGTGATCACCGATCATGACCTGGTATTGAAGTCAGTCATTTCAGAGGCTTTGCCGCTATCCCTCCATTATTTCTGTTTGTGGCATATCCTGGGAAAGGTGTCTGATACACTGAATCATGTCATCAAACAGAATGAAAAGTTTATGCCTAAGTTCGAGAAATGTCTTAACAGGTCATGGACAGATGAGGAGTTTGAAAAGAGGTGGAGAAAACTAGTTGATAAATTTGATATCAGAGAAGTTGAATTGGTTCATTCACTGTATGAAGATCGGGTGAAATGGGCCCCTACATTTATAAGGGATGTGGTTTTAGCGGGAATGTCAACGGTTCAACGATCAGAGAGTGTAAACTCTTTCTTTGACAAATATGTACATAAGAAAACTACCGTCCAGGAGTTTGTAAAGCAATATGAATCAATATTACAAGATAGGTACGAGGAGGAGGCAAAGGCAGATTCTGATACATGGAACAAACAACCTGCTTTGAGATCCCCATCACCATTTGAGAAGCACTTGGCGGGGCTTTATACACATGCTGTATTTAAGAAATTCCAGTCTGAGGTTGTGGGTGCAACTGCTTGTGGTCCTAAAAGAGAGAAGCAAGATGAGATAGTCTTAACATATAGAGTTCAAGATTTTGAGAAGACTCAAGAGTTCATTGTTACATTGGATGAAATGAAGTCAGAAATATCTTGTATATGTCATTTGTTTGAATATAAAGGCTACCTTTGTAGACATGCATTGATAGTTCTCCAAATATGTGCTGTTTCCTCTATCCCACCACAATATATTTTGAAGCGATGGACAAAAGATGCGAAGAGCAAGTACTCTATGACGGATGGATCTGAAGATGTGCAGTCAAGGTTCCAGAGATATAATGAGCTATGTCATCGGGCTATGAAATTGAGTGAAGAAGGGTCGTTATCTCAAGAGAGCTATAGTTTTGCTCTTCGTGCACTTGATGACGCTTTTGGGAGTTGTGTAACTTTTAATAACTCAAACAAGAACATGTTAGAAGCTGGCACATCATCAGCCTCTGGTCTGCTCTGTATTGAAGATGATAACCAAAGTAGGAGTATGAGCAAgacaaacaagaagaaaaataacttCACTAAGAAACGGAAG GTGAACTCGGAGCCAGATGTTATGGCTGTTGGGGCAGCAGACAGCTTGCAACAAATG GACAAATTGAACTCCAGGCCTGTGACACTTGATGGTTACTTTGGCCCGCAACAAAGTGTTCAAGGAATG GTACAGTTAAACTTGATGGCACCAACTCGTGATAACTACTATGCAAAC